The Brassica oleracea var. oleracea cultivar TO1000 chromosome C6, BOL, whole genome shotgun sequence genome includes a region encoding these proteins:
- the LOC106299090 gene encoding WRKY transcription factor 55-like isoform X3, whose protein sequence is MEEILSIIFNGINQVEELKFNLSAQESPESLSSSLGSISTLFRDANERLGTLLERKNAFVPNQPEPKTVQVSGLDQMMMQIEPGLKQDHRVREGVKSIDSGPGCAFSTPRPRRRSYYRCNHQKVYKCPAKKQVQRLDEDPYMLRVTYRSSHTCQFSTTSSFSSTATTPVNYGPNVHNMADLMFENTDSVVPFCEPYLNNDSLVPGAASYEDSWNSTWQSYDMS, encoded by the exons ATGGAGGAGATATTGTCAATAATCTTCAACGGAATCAATCAGGTTGAGGAGCTCAAATTCAACTTATCAGCACAAGAGTCGCCAGAATCTCTCTCGAGTTCTCTCGGTTCGATCTCCACTCTATTCAGAGACGCCAACGAGCGGCTGGGAACCCTACTTGAGAGGAAGAACGCTTTCGTACCAAATCAGCCTGAACCAAAAACAGTTCAAGTGTCTGGCTTGGACCAGATGATGATGCAGATTGAACCGGGTCTGAAGCAGGACCACAGAGTAAGGGAGGGAGTGAAGAGTATTGATTCCGGTCCTGGTTGCGCTTTCTCGACGCCAAGGCCTCGAAGAAG GTCGTACTATAGGTGCAACCACCAGAAAGTATACAAGTGTCCGGCTAAGAAACAAGTGCAACGACTCGACGAAGATCCTTACATGCTCCGTGTCACTTACCGTAGTTCACACACGTGTCAATTCTCTACTACATCCTCATTCTCATCAACAGCCACCACCCCAGTTAATTACGGTCCGAACGTGCATAACATGGCAGACCTTATGTTCGAAAACACGGACTCTGTTGTTCCTTTCTGCGAACCCTACTTGAACAACGACAGTTTAGTCCCTGGAGCAGCCAGCTATGAGGATTCGTGGAACTCAACATGGCAGAGCTACGACATGTCCTGA
- the LOC106299090 gene encoding WRKY transcription factor 55-like isoform X1 — protein MEEILSIIFNGINQVEELKFNLSAQESPESLSSSLGSISTLFRDANERLGTLLERKNAFVPNQPEPKTVQVSGLDQMMMQIEPGLKQDHRVREGVKSIDSGPGCAFSTPRPRRRKKDGAVETVLVVAARMGNMGTPPDDNYVWRKYGQKEILGSRYPRSYYRCNHQKVYKCPAKKQVQRLDEDPYMLRVTYRSSHTCQFSTTSSFSSTATTPVNYGPNVHNMADLMFENTDSVVPFCEPYLNNDSLVPGAASYEDSWNSTWQSYDMS, from the exons ATGGAGGAGATATTGTCAATAATCTTCAACGGAATCAATCAGGTTGAGGAGCTCAAATTCAACTTATCAGCACAAGAGTCGCCAGAATCTCTCTCGAGTTCTCTCGGTTCGATCTCCACTCTATTCAGAGACGCCAACGAGCGGCTGGGAACCCTACTTGAGAGGAAGAACGCTTTCGTACCAAATCAGCCTGAACCAAAAACAGTTCAAGTGTCTGGCTTGGACCAGATGATGATGCAGATTGAACCGGGTCTGAAGCAGGACCACAGAGTAAGGGAGGGAGTGAAGAGTATTGATTCCGGTCCTGGTTGCGCTTTCTCGACGCCAAGGCCTCGAAGAAG GAAGAAGGATGGAGCCGTGGAAACAGTGTTGGTAGTGGCGGCGAGGATGGGGAACATGGGCACTCCGCCAGACGATAATTATGTTTGGCGTAAATATGGCCAAAAGGAAATTCTCGGTTCCAGATATCCTCG GTCGTACTATAGGTGCAACCACCAGAAAGTATACAAGTGTCCGGCTAAGAAACAAGTGCAACGACTCGACGAAGATCCTTACATGCTCCGTGTCACTTACCGTAGTTCACACACGTGTCAATTCTCTACTACATCCTCATTCTCATCAACAGCCACCACCCCAGTTAATTACGGTCCGAACGTGCATAACATGGCAGACCTTATGTTCGAAAACACGGACTCTGTTGTTCCTTTCTGCGAACCCTACTTGAACAACGACAGTTTAGTCCCTGGAGCAGCCAGCTATGAGGATTCGTGGAACTCAACATGGCAGAGCTACGACATGTCCTGA
- the LOC106299090 gene encoding WRKY transcription factor 55-like isoform X2 produces MEEILSIIFNGINQVEELKFNLSAQESPESLSSSLGSISTLFRDANERLGTLLERKNAFVPNQPEPKTVQVSGLDQMMMQIEPGLKQDHRVREGVKSIDSGPGCAFSTPRPRRRKKDGAVETVLVVAARMGNMGTPPDDNYVWRKYGQKEILGSRYPRCNHQKVYKCPAKKQVQRLDEDPYMLRVTYRSSHTCQFSTTSSFSSTATTPVNYGPNVHNMADLMFENTDSVVPFCEPYLNNDSLVPGAASYEDSWNSTWQSYDMS; encoded by the exons ATGGAGGAGATATTGTCAATAATCTTCAACGGAATCAATCAGGTTGAGGAGCTCAAATTCAACTTATCAGCACAAGAGTCGCCAGAATCTCTCTCGAGTTCTCTCGGTTCGATCTCCACTCTATTCAGAGACGCCAACGAGCGGCTGGGAACCCTACTTGAGAGGAAGAACGCTTTCGTACCAAATCAGCCTGAACCAAAAACAGTTCAAGTGTCTGGCTTGGACCAGATGATGATGCAGATTGAACCGGGTCTGAAGCAGGACCACAGAGTAAGGGAGGGAGTGAAGAGTATTGATTCCGGTCCTGGTTGCGCTTTCTCGACGCCAAGGCCTCGAAGAAG GAAGAAGGATGGAGCCGTGGAAACAGTGTTGGTAGTGGCGGCGAGGATGGGGAACATGGGCACTCCGCCAGACGATAATTATGTTTGGCGTAAATATGGCCAAAAGGAAATTCTCGGTTCCAGATATCCTCG GTGCAACCACCAGAAAGTATACAAGTGTCCGGCTAAGAAACAAGTGCAACGACTCGACGAAGATCCTTACATGCTCCGTGTCACTTACCGTAGTTCACACACGTGTCAATTCTCTACTACATCCTCATTCTCATCAACAGCCACCACCCCAGTTAATTACGGTCCGAACGTGCATAACATGGCAGACCTTATGTTCGAAAACACGGACTCTGTTGTTCCTTTCTGCGAACCCTACTTGAACAACGACAGTTTAGTCCCTGGAGCAGCCAGCTATGAGGATTCGTGGAACTCAACATGGCAGAGCTACGACATGTCCTGA